A genome region from Deinococcus arcticus includes the following:
- a CDS encoding SRPBCC family protein encodes MAEPISIKQTIVVRSRPDVLYRLALEPKRRVKWDPNLVKADYEGGEGRLTNNALVRFKFSRRLLGLRFTARYGQLQAPQRGGWESVRHVGPLEKLTQSWVFRPMPGGTEVTMTVNARVRFNFVKVPVERILHNMVATTLLELQRQVDAQGAQLLEDMGRDLQERQKAEKKAAREAAKAAKRRK; translated from the coding sequence ATGGCCGAGCCCATCAGCATCAAGCAAACCATCGTCGTCCGGTCGCGGCCGGATGTGCTGTACCGCCTCGCCCTGGAACCCAAGCGGCGCGTGAAGTGGGACCCCAACCTCGTCAAGGCCGACTACGAGGGCGGTGAGGGCCGCCTGACCAACAATGCCCTGGTGCGCTTCAAGTTCTCCCGCCGCCTGCTGGGGCTGCGTTTTACCGCCAGATATGGCCAGTTGCAGGCGCCCCAGCGCGGCGGCTGGGAGAGTGTGCGCCATGTGGGCCCGCTGGAAAAGCTCACGCAGAGCTGGGTGTTCCGGCCCATGCCCGGCGGCACCGAAGTGACCATGACTGTGAATGCCCGCGTGCGCTTCAACTTCGTCAAGGTGCCTGTGGAGCGCATCCTGCACAACATGGTGGCCACCACCCTGCTGGAACTGCAGCGTCAGGTAGACGCCCAGGGCGCGCAGCTGCTGGAAGACATGGGCCGCGACTTGCAGGAGCGTCAGAAAGCCGAGAAAAAGGCCGCCAGGGAAGCCGCAAAGGCCGCCAAGCGCAGGAAATAG
- a CDS encoding PIG-L deacetylase family protein: MRIMAVFAHPDDEIGCIGTLARHAARGDEVMLVWTTLGELASQFGDAPHEEVTRVRREHGAWVAQKIGAQHHFFDMGDSRMTGSRAEALLLARLYARFRPNAILTWSDDHPHPDHRMTAKIAFDALTLARIPKIINEAGGVAMPPAPDLSGDAAPESGEDLRRLDAWREPVRFYQYYAPASPYPEVFVNVTDTLDVGAEVMAYYQAFYGWQWTPEQYRAARTDLGRVAGVGAAERFTLRASHLRARDYLD, translated from the coding sequence ATGCGAATCATGGCGGTGTTTGCCCACCCGGACGACGAGATCGGCTGCATTGGCACCCTGGCCCGGCACGCGGCGCGCGGCGACGAGGTGATGCTGGTCTGGACCACCCTGGGCGAGCTGGCCAGTCAGTTTGGCGACGCCCCGCATGAGGAAGTCACCCGCGTACGGCGCGAACACGGCGCCTGGGTGGCCCAGAAAATTGGGGCGCAGCACCACTTTTTCGATATGGGCGACAGCCGCATGACCGGCAGCCGCGCCGAGGCCCTGCTCTTGGCCCGCCTGTACGCCCGCTTCCGGCCGAACGCCATTCTCACCTGGAGTGACGATCACCCCCACCCCGACCACCGCATGACCGCCAAGATCGCCTTTGACGCGCTGACCCTGGCGCGCATTCCGAAGATCATCAACGAGGCGGGCGGCGTGGCCATGCCCCCGGCCCCGGACCTCAGCGGCGACGCGGCCCCCGAGAGCGGCGAGGACCTGCGCCGCCTGGACGCGTGGCGTGAGCCGGTGCGCTTCTACCAGTACTACGCGCCCGCCAGCCCCTACCCCGAAGTGTTTGTGAACGTCACCGACACGCTGGACGTGGGAGCCGAGGTCATGGCCTATTACCAGGCGTTCTACGGCTGGCAGTGGACCCCCGAGCAGTACCGCGCCGCCCGCACCGATCTGGGCCGGGTGGCCGGGGTGGGCGCCGCCGAGCGCTTTACCCTGCGCGCTTCACACCTGCGGGCCCGCGACTACCTGGACTGA
- a CDS encoding DUF4870 domain-containing protein, protein MTRPPALLTEPERTPAIITHLSPLAGLLLPTLGNVLGPLVAWLAFRDRSRALDEQGKEALNFQLSFWLYGLVVSVLGFVLFSLGLLGGAVGAAAGTDLGGLAVLGSLGAFFLFFLPVLVVLGLVPFIFMMVAVVRVSAGQPYHYPLTLRFLR, encoded by the coding sequence ATGACCCGCCCCCCCGCCCTCCTGACCGAGCCCGAACGCACGCCCGCGATCATCACGCACCTGTCGCCGCTGGCGGGGCTGCTGCTGCCCACGCTGGGCAACGTGCTGGGGCCGCTGGTGGCGTGGCTGGCCTTCCGGGACCGCAGCCGCGCACTGGACGAGCAGGGCAAGGAGGCCCTGAACTTTCAGCTGAGTTTCTGGCTGTACGGGCTGGTGGTGAGTGTACTGGGCTTCGTTCTGTTCAGCCTGGGCCTGCTGGGCGGCGCGGTGGGGGCGGCTGCCGGCACCGACCTGGGCGGCCTGGCGGTGCTGGGCTCGCTGGGCGCCTTCTTTCTGTTCTTCCTGCCGGTGCTGGTGGTGCTGGGCCTCGTGCCGTTCATCTTCATGATGGTGGCGGTGGTGCGTGTGAGTGCCGGCCAGCCCTACCATTACCCCCTGACCCTGCGTTTTTTGCGGTAA
- the rnhA gene encoding ribonuclease HI, whose translation MTKGRPQHAAQKAQAAARDRLPLQAGIQPPVPIQGENVELYSDGACDTQAGHGGWATILNYRGKELVLSGHEEGTTNNRMELRGLLEGLKVLKRPCQVRVVTDSQYLRKAFTDGWILKWQRNGWKTAGGDPVKNRDLWEELIAQAQTHALTFVWVKGHAGHGENERVDQLAVQERKKLRK comes from the coding sequence ATGACCAAGGGCCGCCCCCAACATGCCGCGCAAAAGGCGCAGGCCGCCGCGCGTGACCGCCTGCCCCTCCAGGCGGGCATTCAGCCGCCCGTGCCCATCCAGGGTGAGAACGTGGAGTTGTACAGCGACGGCGCCTGCGACACCCAGGCTGGGCACGGGGGCTGGGCCACCATCCTGAACTACCGGGGCAAGGAACTGGTCCTGAGCGGCCATGAGGAAGGCACCACCAACAACCGCATGGAGTTGCGCGGGCTGCTGGAGGGCCTGAAGGTTCTCAAGCGGCCCTGCCAGGTGCGGGTGGTCACCGACAGCCAGTACCTGCGCAAGGCCTTTACCGACGGCTGGATTCTGAAGTGGCAGCGCAACGGCTGGAAAACGGCGGGCGGCGACCCGGTGAAAAACCGGGACCTGTGGGAGGAACTGATTGCCCAGGCCCAGACGCACGCCCTGACCTTCGTGTGGGTCAAGGGACACGCGGGCCACGGCGAGAACGAACGGGTGGACCAGCTGGCGGTCCAGGAGCGCAAGAAGCTCAGGAAGTAG
- a CDS encoding GNAT family N-acetyltransferase — MLSEPGLIPATETVRVQAMFPDPDRIAAELDRYRQGTRRVFAWVVAGQIVSAAGLEVDGAAATILHLGTHPDHARQGQARTLLREVARHLNLRTLTAETDDEAAGFYRRCGFTVQAIPSPWPRARYRCEWRPTS; from the coding sequence ATGCTGAGTGAACCCGGGCTGATCCCAGCCACCGAGACCGTGCGGGTGCAGGCCATGTTTCCTGACCCGGACCGCATTGCGGCGGAACTGGACCGCTACCGGCAAGGCACCCGCCGCGTCTTTGCCTGGGTGGTGGCGGGGCAGATTGTGAGTGCCGCCGGGCTGGAGGTGGATGGGGCCGCGGCCACGATTCTTCACCTGGGCACCCACCCGGACCATGCCCGCCAGGGACAAGCCCGCACGCTGCTGCGCGAGGTGGCACGCCACCTGAACCTCCGCACGCTGACGGCCGAAACAGATGACGAGGCCGCCGGGTTCTACCGCCGCTGTGGCTTTACGGTGCAGGCCATTCCCTCGCCCTGGCCCCGGGCGCGGTACCGCTGCGAGTGGCGCCCTACTTCCTGA
- a CDS encoding MFS transporter has product MTQLLPPPDGWRTFLWLWGSQALSVIGSAVAGFAFNIYLTQTRFPLAEQKPQLAAALSLTALAWTLAATLSAPLAGAWTDRHDRRRIMLACDVAGALLTFATLGLLLTPAAPLWLLVTLAGLMGLVSTFHGSAFDASYTSLVPRDRLPRANGLMQTVWSLAGLVGPAAAALLIGVPALLRDAGTGPAWLSGLKDGVPFAYAVDGVTFLVAAAVVWRLSIPSPAPRPRAERPTLAQDMRFGWVFIGQRRPLLALLLTFAVANLCTSNLGVLEPLIAKFGLSGDWEARGGTLQGALATLAVTQSVGGVLGGILISTWGGLKRQRVLGVLVPMVVSGLAFAAFGASSTVLGAAAALLVMGLTLPTMNAHSQSIWQAQVPPEMQGRVFSVRRLIAQFTSPASTALAGLLAARYAPGSVAVVAGLVLAVVAALQLLNPVLRRVEDPSLSAHAEAQPSTS; this is encoded by the coding sequence ATGACCCAACTGCTTCCCCCGCCGGACGGCTGGCGCACCTTCCTGTGGCTGTGGGGGTCGCAGGCACTCAGCGTGATCGGCTCGGCGGTGGCCGGGTTCGCCTTCAACATCTACCTGACCCAGACGCGCTTTCCGCTGGCCGAGCAGAAACCGCAGCTGGCCGCCGCCCTGTCGCTGACTGCGCTGGCCTGGACGCTGGCGGCCACCCTCAGCGCGCCGCTGGCCGGGGCCTGGACGGACCGCCACGACCGGCGCCGGATCATGCTGGCCTGCGACGTGGCCGGGGCCCTGCTGACCTTTGCCACGCTGGGCCTGCTGCTGACCCCGGCAGCGCCGCTGTGGCTGCTGGTGACCCTGGCCGGCCTGATGGGGCTGGTGTCCACCTTCCACGGCTCGGCGTTCGATGCCAGTTACACCAGCCTCGTGCCCCGTGACCGCCTGCCCCGCGCCAACGGCCTGATGCAGACGGTGTGGAGCCTGGCCGGGCTGGTGGGCCCGGCCGCCGCCGCGCTGCTGATTGGGGTGCCGGCCCTGCTGCGGGACGCCGGAACGGGCCCCGCGTGGCTGAGCGGCCTGAAAGACGGCGTGCCCTTCGCCTACGCGGTGGACGGCGTGACCTTCCTGGTGGCCGCCGCCGTGGTGTGGCGCCTGTCCATCCCCTCGCCGGCGCCCCGCCCACGCGCCGAGCGCCCCACGCTGGCCCAGGACATGCGCTTTGGCTGGGTCTTCATTGGGCAGCGGCGGCCCCTGCTGGCGCTGCTGCTGACCTTTGCGGTGGCCAACCTGTGCACCAGCAACCTGGGCGTGCTGGAACCCCTGATTGCCAAGTTCGGCCTCAGCGGCGACTGGGAAGCGCGGGGCGGCACCCTGCAGGGCGCCCTGGCCACACTGGCGGTGACGCAGAGTGTGGGGGGCGTGCTGGGCGGCATCCTCATCAGCACCTGGGGAGGCCTGAAGCGGCAGCGGGTGCTGGGGGTACTGGTACCCATGGTCGTCTCGGGGCTGGCGTTCGCCGCGTTTGGGGCCAGCAGCACCGTGCTGGGCGCAGCGGCGGCCCTGCTGGTCATGGGCCTGACCCTGCCCACCATGAACGCCCACTCGCAGAGCATCTGGCAGGCCCAGGTGCCGCCCGAGATGCAGGGCCGGGTGTTTTCTGTGCGCCGCCTGATCGCCCAGTTCACCTCGCCGGCCAGCACCGCGCTGGCAGGGCTGCTGGCGGCGCGTTACGCACCAGGGAGTGTGGCGGTGGTGGCGGGGCTGGTGCTGGCGGTCGTGGCGGCCCTGCAACTGCTGAACCCGGTGCTGCGGCGGGTGGAAGACCCCAGCCTGTCGGCCCACGCGGAAGCCCAGCCCAGCACCTCCTGA